ggatttatgcatcaattacttacttatataaaccctagtagctagtctagtataaataggataatttactattgtattagacatcttttgacagtttaatcttttgactgtttagtctttgatcattcggtcttttgatcattcagggggctggccattcggccatgcctgaacctttcacttatgtattttcaacagtggagtttctgcacaccatagattaagggtgtggagctctgctgtacctcaagtttcaatacaattactattactttctattcaattctcttttattcttattccaagatatacgttgcacttcaacttgatgaatgtgatgatccgtgacactcatcatcattctcacctatgaacgcgcgtgaccgacaaccacttccgttctactttaggccaggcgcatatctcttagattccccaacagaatcttcgtggtataagctagatagatggcagcattcatggggatccagaaagtctaaccttgtctgtgatatttcgagtaggatcctgagaatccggaaagtctaaccttgtctgtggtattccgagtaggattccggtattgaatgactgtgacgagcttcaaactcctgaaggctgggcgtgatgacaaacgcaaaagaatcaatgggttctactccaacctgattgagaaccgacagatgattagccgtgctgtgacagagcatttggaccattttcactgagaggatgggatgtagctatcaacaagggtgatgcctccagacgattagccgtgcagtgacagcgcataggaccattttcccgagaggatcaaaagtagccattgatgatagtgatgccctacatacagcttgccatggaaaggagtaagaaggattggatgaaagtagtaagaaagtagagattcgaaaggattctagcatctccacacgcctatatgaaatttccactattgatttatataagtatttctatccctttttattttctatttattattaattatttaaaaatccataaaccaatttaatctgcctaactgagatttacaaggtgaccatagcttgcttcataccaacaatctctgtgggatcgacccttactcacgtaaggtattacttggatgacccagtacacttgctggttaagttgaacggagttgtgaaaagaaagtgctgagttaatttttatgcacatgccaaagagccattattgttgatcacaatttcgtccaccatcgGCCAATGTCCGTATTGAGCCTTGGGACACCTCTATAGGAATCATCGCTTCGGATCCATAGACCAAGCGAAATGGGGTTTCTTTGGTTGTCGAATGAGCCGTGGTATTATAGGCCCATAATACTTCCGGAACAAGCTCGGCCCATAATCCCTTTGCACTGTCGAGCTTTTTTCGCAGCGCTTGGAGGATTACTTTATTAGCGGCTTCTGCCAGCCCATTGGACTGTGGATGTTCCACGGAGGCGAAGTGTTGTTTTATCTTTAAGTTCTGCAAAAAAGTCTTGAAATTCTGGTCAATAAACTGTCGACCATTGTCGGTTATGATGTGACCTGGTATACCAAATCTGCAAATTATGCTTTTCCAAACAAAGCTTATCATCTGCGTTGATGTGATTTTTGCGAAAGGTTGTGCCTCAATCCATTTCGAAAAATAATCGATTGCAACTACCAAATATTTTACCTGTCTTGGGGCGATGGGGAATGGCCCGAGAATATCGATTCCCCATTTATCAAATGGCCAGCTTACCACTGAGTGATGAAGATGCTCTGCAGGCATATTAATGATCGGCGAATGCTTCTTGAAATTGTCACAGCTTCTGACTTTGTGCTTGCTATCTTCCCATATTGTTGGCTAATAAAAGCCGGCTCGAAGTATTTTCTGCGCGAGGCTTCTAGCCCCAGAGTGTATTCCGCAAATGCCTTCGTGGGCCTCGGATAGAACAAGGTCGGCCTCCGGCCTGTCCAAACATTTTAATAAAGGTCGAGAGTAACCTCGCCTATACAAAGTGTTATTCAATAAAGTAAAAAACGAGGCCCGTCGCCGGAACTTATTCTTATCTTCAATTTCCTCGGGAATAGACCCGAAACGGAGGTATTGAATGTAAGACTGTTGCCAACTGTCTTTATTAACTATGTTTAAGATGTTAAATGCATCAATGCTGGGTTTATCTAGGGTTGACTGTAAAAGGGTGGCGGTGTGGGCTTGTGTTGTTGCTAATTTTGACAAGACATCTGCTCTATGATTTTGCTCTCTAGGTATATGAATAACctcaattttagaaaaatcttttAATAGTTGTTGTACAATATCCAAGTATTTTAGTAAAATCGGGTCCTTTGTTTGAAAACTGTGGTTCACCTGTTGAACTACTAATAATGAATCGCAGTAAACCTTTAAATTATCGACATGTAAATCGGCAGCTAACCTGAGCCCGGCTATTAGGGCTTCATACTCGCCTTGGTTGTTGCTGGCCTTGAATGAGAATCTGAGAGAGTGCTCGAGAGCTATACCTTCCGAGTTTTTGAGCAACATTCCAGCACCAGCCCCGTGAGGGTTGGAAGCACCATCTACAAATAAGGACCACTTGGGACTTGGAGTAACTGAACATGGCTCTGTAAGTTCAGCAAcgaaatcaattaagtgttggGACTTGATCGATCCTCTTGGTTGATATTGAATGTCGAACTCTGAAAGTTCAATGGCCCATTTGATCAGCCTTCCTGCTAGTTCGGGCTTCGAAAGAACCTGCCGCAGAGGTTGTCCAGTCTTAACAATGATCGTGTGGCTTTGGAAATATGGTCGGAGACGTCTGGATGAGAAAACTAAGGCCAGGGCAACTTTTTCCAACGTCGGGTAGCAAAGCTCGGCATTCTGTAATGACTTGCTCACAAAATAAACTGGCTGCTGGTTCTTATCTGTTTCTATCACAAGAGCAGAACTAATTGCAGAATCAGTAAtagacaaatatatatataatggctTGCCGAGCTTTGGTTTTTGTAAAACAGGAGGCTTTGAGAGGATTTCTTTTAAGTTTGTGAAAGCCATTTCACAGTTTTGGTTCCACTCAAAATGTTTTGCACTCTTTTTCAAACACTGAAAGAAATTTAATGATTTAGGTGCTAAACATGGTAAAAACCTAGATAAAGCGGCTAACCGTCCCGTTAGCCTTTGAACTTCCTTTATTGTCGATGGACTCTTCATGTCAAGTATTGCTTGACATTTTTCTGGGTTTGCTTCAATACCTCGGCTAGTGAGGATGAATCCTAGGAATTTTCCTCCTTGAACTCCGAAGGCGCACTTTTCTGGATTTAACCGCATCTTGTATCGTCGGATTTGTTCGAAGATCTCGGCCAGGTCCTGGATATGGGGGTCGCCGAGCTTTGTTTTGGCAACCATATCATCGACGTAGACCTCTATATTCCGGCCTATTTGCTGCTCGAATATCTTATTCATTAGGCGCTGATATGTTGCCCCCTGCATTCTTTAGACCAAAAGGCATAACATTATAGCAGTAATTACCATTATCGGTTATGAAAGTTGTTTTCTCTTAATCTTTTGAGTGCATTAGGATCTGGTTATAACCagaatatgcgtccatgaaacttaaagtACCGTAACCACAAGAGTTATCAACTAGAGTATCAATGCAAGGTAAAGGATAAGCATCCTTAGGACATGCTTTATTTAAGTCAGTAAAGTCAATGCACATGCGCCACTTACCATTATTTTTTCTTACCATAACGACGTTGGCTAGCCACGTTGTGAACCTAATTTCTCTGATGAATTTGGCGTCGATTAGCTTTTTTACCTCGGCTATTGATGCTTCTCGTTTCTCAGTGCCGAGGTTTCTTTTTTTTGGGAGACCGGCCTAGCTGCTggattgatattcaatttgtgtGTTATAACAGACGGATCTATTCCAGGCATATCAGCGGAAGTCCATGCAAATAGGTCGGCGTTTTGTCGCAGAAAACTTTCaaggctttttctttcttcagtACTCATTGAGGTGCCCACAAAAGTGAATTTCATCGGGTCTCCAGTTAAAGAGATCTTTGTTAATTCCTCATTTGGCATAGGCCGATCTTCAAAATCGGCCCGAGGGTCGAGCTCAGCCGGTACTATATTTTCCGACTTGATGGAGTTGATTTGTGATTGTCCGGTTTTTTTGATAGGCTTTAAGCTTGTGTTATAGCATTGCCGAGCTTCCTGGAGGTCGCCATGAACCGTAGCGACGACATTATCCTGCACAGGGAACTTGACACAAAGGTGAACTG
This sequence is a window from Arachis stenosperma cultivar V10309 chromosome 10, arast.V10309.gnm1.PFL2, whole genome shotgun sequence. Protein-coding genes within it:
- the LOC130956702 gene encoding uncharacterized protein LOC130956702, producing MKLSNNILQPYLGDLVGFSGERVPVLGSVWLQTTLGEQPLYKTQDIQYLVVDCFSPYNVILGRPFLNRFAAIVSTVHLCVKFPVQDNVVATVHGDLQEARQCYNTSLKPIKKTGQSQINSIKSENIVPAELDPRADFEDRPMPNEELTKISLTGDPMKFTFVGTSMSTEERKSLESFLRQNADLFAWTSADMPGIDPSVITHKLNINPAARPGATYQRLMNKIFEQQIGRNIEVYVDDMVAKTKLGDPHIQDLAEIFEQIRRYKMRLNPEKCAFGVQGGKFLGFILTSRGIEANPEKCQAILDMKSPSTIKEVQRLTGRLAALSRFLPCLAPKSLNFFQCLKKSAKHFEWNQNCEMAFTNLKEILSKPPVLQKPKLGKPLYIYLSITDSAISSALVIETDKNQQPVYFVSKSLQNAELCYPTLEKVALALVFSSRRLRPYFQSHTIIVKTGQPLRQVLSKPELAGRLIKWAIELSEFDIQYQPRGSIKSQHLIDFVAELTEPCSVTPSPKWSLFVDGASNPHGAGAGMLLKNSEGIALEHSLRFSFKASNNQGEYEALIAGLRLAADLHVDNLKVYCDSLLVVQQVNHSFQTKDPILLKYLDIVQQLLKDFSKIEVIHIPREQNHRADVLSKLATTQAHTATLLQSTLDKPSIDAFNILNIVNKDSWQQSYIQYLRFGSIPEEIEDKNKFRRRASFFTLLNNTLYRRGYSRPLLKCLDRPEADLVLSEAHEGICGIHSGARSLAQKILRAGFY